From the Chloroflexus aurantiacus J-10-fl genome, one window contains:
- a CDS encoding IS5 family transposase, whose amino-acid sequence MTRKAYPSDVSDEEWAFVAPYLTLMDEAAPQRNYPLRDVSNALRYLLRTGAPWRMLPTDVPPWHVVYQQTQRWLKAGVVEQMVHDVRMLLRDITDRTPQPRAVVVDSRTLQSTPESGERAGYDGHKRRKGSKVHVAVATLGHLLAVVVTPANEQDRAQVAALAQRMQAIPGDTVEVAFVDQGYTGEQPAADAAAHGSRLAVVTLPTAKRGFVLLPRRWVVERSFAWMTRFRRLVRDDERVAETLAGLHVVAFAILLAHRFVSLMVQRS is encoded by the coding sequence ATGACACGAAAAGCCTATCCCAGTGATGTTTCCGATGAGGAGTGGGCGTTTGTCGCGCCCTATTTGACGCTGATGGACGAAGCAGCACCGCAGCGGAACTACCCCCTGCGCGACGTCTCCAATGCGCTGCGCTACCTTCTGCGTACCGGTGCGCCGTGGCGGATGCTGCCCACTGACGTGCCGCCGTGGCATGTGGTGTATCAACAGACCCAGCGCTGGCTGAAGGCGGGTGTGGTTGAGCAGATGGTGCATGATGTGCGGATGCTGCTGCGCGACATCACCGACCGCACGCCCCAGCCTCGCGCCGTCGTTGTGGACAGCCGGACACTCCAGTCGACGCCAGAAAGCGGGGAACGTGCCGGCTACGATGGACATAAGCGGCGCAAAGGCTCGAAGGTGCATGTGGCGGTGGCTACCCTGGGGCACCTGCTGGCGGTTGTGGTCACGCCAGCCAATGAACAAGACCGGGCGCAGGTGGCGGCGCTGGCACAGCGCATGCAGGCGATACCTGGCGACACGGTGGAGGTGGCCTTCGTTGACCAGGGCTACACCGGTGAGCAACCGGCAGCCGATGCCGCCGCCCACGGCAGTCGCCTGGCGGTGGTCACGCTGCCGACCGCCAAGCGAGGCTTTGTCTTGCTGCCGCGGCGCTGGGTGGTCGAGCGCAGTTTCGCCTGGATGACGCGCTTCCGTCGCCTGGTGCGTGACGACGAACGTGTGGCGGAGACGCTGGCCGGCTTGCATGTCGTTGCCTTCGCCATCTTGTTGGCCCATCGGTTTGTCTCGCTCATGGTTCAACGTTCATAA